One region of Zingiber officinale cultivar Zhangliang chromosome 7B, Zo_v1.1, whole genome shotgun sequence genomic DNA includes:
- the LOC122007189 gene encoding gibberellin-regulated protein 6-like, protein MNTFATSHHIISSLHYLLISLRLGSTKAMAKLVIVLVIALLAISMAGSSHKVLAKATEGSSEQYMQALNGQGSLRIYQCPSQCSRRCSKTQYHKPCMFFCQKCCMKCLCVPSGYYGNKGECPCYNNWKTQRGGPKCP, encoded by the exons ATGAACACTTTTGCAACTTCCCATCATATCATTTCTTCTCTCCATTATCTATTGATATCTCTACGCTTGGGAAGCACAAAGGCCATGGCTAAGCTTGTTATTGTGCTTGTCATTGCTCTGCTAGCCATTTCCATGGCTGGTTCCAGCCACAAG GTTCTAGCTAAAGCTACTGAAGGTTCTTCAGAGCAATACATGCAG GCATTGAATGGACAAGGATCCCTCAGGATCTATC AGTGTCCATCACAATGTTCAAGAAGGTGCTCCAAGACGCAGTACCACAAGCCATGCATGTTCTTCTGTCAGAAGTGTTGCATGAAGTGCCTCTGTGTGCCCTCAGGCTATTATGGCAACAAAGGAGAATGCCCTTGTTATAACAACTGGAAGACCCAGAGAGGAGGACCTAAATGCCCTTGA
- the LOC122007188 gene encoding zinc-finger homeodomain protein 9-like has product MEHGPKAAAEAEGRPKPFSLPNGALRKQHHHMHLPPPAAAEFMYRECLKNHAASLGGHALDGCGEFMLSPNADPADPSSLRCAACGCHRNFHRRLPGPHRRDGAEDDRDGTEDDEEEEEDDDEDDDGDEVEGEGKIPPPHHRGSRSPPPPLFHSAPHMLLALSAGLHGGPSPIPLPARPVAVPSASLAAAAAAQPRKRFRSKFSPEQKGRMQELSQRLGWRMQKRDEGLVEEWCREIGVDKGVFKVWMHNNKHTFLGLARRGSNTGSSGGAQTERLSLGTNGDDSHHIGRDEADLGTNGDGRHHISRNDDGGNGHVVNGSFASS; this is encoded by the coding sequence ATGGAGCACGGTCCCAAGGCCGCGGCGGAGGCCGAGGGGAGGCCCAAGCCCTTCTCCCTCCCCAACGGCGCCCTGCGCAAGCAGCACCATCATATGCACCTCCCGCCGCCCGCCGCTGCCGAGTTCATGTACCGCGAGTGCCTGAAGAACCACGCCGCCAGCCTCGGGGGCCACGCCCTCGACGGGTGCGGCGAGTTCATGCTCTCTCCGAACGCCGACCCCGCCGACCCCAGCTCCCTGCGATGCGCCGCGTGCGGCTGCCACCGCAACTTCCACCGCCGGCTCCCCGGGCCGCACCGACGCGACGGCGCCGAGGATGACCGCGACGGCACCGAGGacgacgaggaggaggaggaggacgacgacgagGACGATGATGGCGATGAGGTGGAGGGAGAGGGAAAGATCCCTCCGCCGCACCACCGCGGATCGCGCTCTCCGCCTCCGCCGCTTTTCCACTCCGCCCCCCACATGCTCCTCGCCCTCAGTGCCGGCCTCCACGGCGGGCCCTCCCCGATCCCCCTCCCCGCCAGGCCCGTCGCCGTCCCCTCCGCGTCCCTcgcggccgccgccgccgcgcaGCCGCGGAAGAGGTTCCGGAGCAAGTTCAGCCCGGAGCAGAAGGGCCGGATGCAGGAGCTGTCGCAGCGTCTGGGGTGGCGGATGCAGAAGCGGGACGAGGGCCTAGTGGAGGAGTGGTGCCGCGAGATCGGCGTAGACAAGGGCGTCTTCAAGGTCTGGATGCACAACAACAAGCACACCTTCCTTGGCCTCGCTCGCCGCGGGAGCAACACCGGCTCTAGCGGCGGTGCCCAAACCGAAAGGCTTAGCCTTGGCACCAATGGCGATGACAGCCACCACATCGGCAGGGATGAAGCCGACCTTGGCACCAATGGCGACGGCCGCCACCACATCAGCAGGAACGACGATGGTGGCAACGGCCATGTGGTGAACGGTTCCTTCGCCTCCTCTTGA
- the LOC122007187 gene encoding uncharacterized protein LOC122007187 — translation MGDHVMLHVDRLIAPETTETVAREEDSTPSSESGAVSGEEKEGKENIKVSEEEEPLIQTVDCRICQEEDHLKNLEAPCACSGSLKYAHRACVQRWCNEKGDITCEICHEQYKPGYTAPPRATPDETRIDINGGWIIAGSPLDFHDPRVLAMAAARRQLVDDEYDEYATNASGAAFCRSAALILMALLLLRHAMSLTNANGDEDDASAFFSLFLLRAAGFLLPFYVMAWAISILQRRRQRQEAAALAATELAFILQSGRQRGLHLTLAPDSPATPHQDPEPES, via the exons ATGGGCGATCATGTTATGTTGCATGTTGACCGCCTGATCGCACCCGAAACTACTGAAACGGTAGCAAGAGAGGAGGATTCGACGCCATCTTCGGAATCTGGTGCCGTCTCTGGGGAAGAAAAGGAAGGAAAGGAGAATATCAAGGTTTCCGAGGAAGAAGAACCTCTTATTCAGACGGTAGACTGCCGCATCTGCCAAGAGGAGGATCACCTTAAGAACTTAGAGGCCCCATGCGCTTGCAGTGGTAGTCTGAAG TACGCCCATAGGGCATGTGTGCAGCGttggtgcaatgagaagggtgATATAACCTGTGAGATTTGCCATGAG CAATATAAACCTGGGTACACAGCGCCACCACGTGCCACTCCTGATGAGACCAGAATAGACATCAA TGGTGGTTGGATAATTGCAGGTTCTCCTTTGGATTTTCATGACCCTCGGGTCTTAGCAATGGCAGCAGCACGCCGCCAACTTGTTGATGATGAATACGACGAGTATGCTACAAATGCCAGTGGTGCTGCTTTTTGCCGCTCTGCTGCTCTAATT CTGATGGCCCTTTTGTTGTTGAGACATGCAATGTCTCTTACCAATGCTAATGGAGATGAGGATGATGCTTCCGCATTCTTTTCG CTTTTTCTCCTACGGGctgctggatttctcttgccATTTTACGTCATGGCTTGGGCTATAAGCATCTTGCAACGCCGGCGTCAAAGACAG GAAGCAGCGGCTTTGGCAGCGACTGAATTGGCCTTCATATTGCAGTCCGGTCGACAAAGAGGCTTGCACCTCACATTAGCACCCGACTCGCCGGCCACTCCGCACCAAGACCCAGAGCCGGAGTCATAG